The genomic window GATTCACTTTCACGCCGATGGGCTGGCCGCCGACGAGCTGGACCTGGCCGATCTGCTGTTGCCCGTGGTGAAGATCGATGTGCGCGAGCGGTGCGCGGCGGACCGCGATTACGCCGTCACCGTGGAGGATCTGCGGCGCTGGGAGTCGCGGCACGGCCGCATCCCGGACGGCGCGGCGGTGATCGCGTGGACCGGGTGGGACGCCAAGTGGGGCGGCCCGGATTTCATCGGCGTCGACGAATCGGCCGGTCGCCAGCCCGGATTCGCGGTCGAGACGGTGGAGTGGCTGTTGCGCACCGGACGGCTCGGCAGGCGCGGCGCGCTTGGCATCGACACCTTCGGGCCCGATGTGGGCACCGACGACTCGTACACGGTGTCCAAGCTGCTCTACCGAGAGCACCGGATCAGCTTGGAGTGCCTGGCGAATCTGGCCGAGCTGCCCGCGACGGGTGCGTGGGTGCTGGTCGGCGGGCCGCTCTATCGGGGTGGGTCGGGCTCGCCCGCAACGATTTTCGCGTTGCTGCCCTGAGTCGTCGGGGCCGATGCCCTAGGACCCGCCGTAGACCTTCGGGTCGAGGGTGCCGATGTAGGGCAGGTCGCGGTAGCGCTCGGCGTAGTCGAGGCCGTAGCCGACGACGAACTCGTTGGGGATGTCGAAGCCCACGTGGGCCACGTCGACGTGGGTGCGCAGCGCGTCCGGCTTGCGTAGCAGGGTGACAACCTCGAGCGAGGCCGGGTTGCGGGTGGACAGGTTGCGCTTCAGCCAGGAGAGGGTCAGGCCGGAGTCGATGATGTCCTCGACGATCAGCACGTTGCGGCCCGCGATGTCCTTGTCCAGGTCCTTCATGATCCGCACCACGCCCGAGGAGGAGGTGGACGAGCCGTAGGAGGAGACGGCCATGAATTCCATCTGGGTCGGGATGGGCAGCGCCTTGGCCAGATCGGTCATGAAGAAGATCGCGCCCTTGAGCACGCCGACCAGCAGCAGGTCGCCTTCCGGCGCGTCGGCCGGATAGCGCTTGGCGATCAGCTCGGCGAGCTCCTGCGTCTTGGCGGCGATTTGTTCCTCGGTGATCAGCACCGACGCGATGTCGTCCCCGTACACGTCAGTTGGTTTCCCTTCCTGTGCGCCGCTGGTTTCGATCGATCCCGCTCGGCATCAGTCACTGCGCAGACATCTGTCGTGTCCACGCAGTGTCAGCCTGCCATGTTCGCGCGCGGCAACCAACCTCGTGTCCGGTGACCCGCCGCCGACGGCCACCCCTCCCTGCCCGCGCCACGCCGTGACCAGCGCGTCCACCGCCCGTAAATGCTTGTCGGTCAGGGCTTTCGCTCCGCTTTGCAGCAGCCAGGAGCGGATCGCCCTGCGGCGTAGCGCGGCGGGCGCAGTGGCGAGCATCTCGATCGAGAGCGCCGCCTCATCATCGGCGGCGCCGGGACCGTCGGCGGCGGGTGCGGGCACCTTCGCGGCCTCCAGCAACTCGTCGGCAAGCACGTCCAGCAGCGCGCCGTCCTCGCGCAGTTGCTCGGCGGTGCGGGCGAGCGCGGCCGCGACGCCGCCACCGAGTACTTCCTCGAGCAGCGGCAACGCCTCGGTGCGCAGCCGGACCCTGGTGAATTCGGGCGACAGGTTGTGCGGGTCCTCGTGCGGGGTACGGCCGAGATCGGCGCACATCTGGCGGGTCGTGGCCCGGCGGACGCCGAGCAGGGGCCTGCCCCACGGTTCGGCGTAGGCCGCCATGCCCTGGATCGAGCGTCCGCCGGAACCGCGGGCGAGTCCGAGCAGCACGGTCTCGGCCTGATCGTCGAGGGTGTGGCCGAGCAAGACGGGCGCGCCGTGGCGGGCGGCGTCCAACGCCGCGTACCTGGCCGTGCGCGCCGCCGCCTCCAAGCCGCCTTCGGTGCCGACGTCCACCGCGAGCACGCGGGCCGATCGGCAGCCGAGCGCGAGGGCCGCGGCGGCCGCGTCCGCCGCCACCTGCCCCGAGCCTTCTTGCAGGCGATGGTCGACGACCAGCGCGTCGACGTGCCGGATCTCGACGACCGCCGCGGCCGTCAGAGCCAGCGAGTCCGCCCCACCGGACAGGCCCACCGCTACCGAAGCGCCCTGGGCCAGATACTCCCCCGCCCAGGCCCGCACCGCACGCCTGACCTCGAGCACCGCCGCGGTCTCCGGCAACCTCCGCGGCCCACCCGAACCAGCGCCGCCCGCAGTCGCACCACTGCCCGTGGCCGCCTCGCGCTGCCCGGGCGTCGCTCGCACCGCACCGCCCATACCGAGGACACTACCGACGTCCCCCGCCTCCGATGCCACGACCGGATCAGGTGACCCGCGAATCCGGCGCGCCGCTCGGCGCGCCGACACCGACCGTGCTCGGCAGCGCAGGGAGCCGAGTCGTCGGCCCACCGCGCGCTGTGCGTTTCGCCGCCGCGTCGGTGTGGATAGTCCGCGTGCCGAAAGCGGCTCCGCGATGATCCGCGCTACAGGTCGCCGTAGTCCGCTCAGCCCAGTACGCGGGCGATCCAGCGGTCCGGATTGTCGATCTCGTCCGGCCGGGGCAGCGTCTCGGGATTCGACCACACGACGTTGAAGCGCTCCATGCCGACGCGGCCGACGACGTGGTCGACGAACGCCTTGCCGCGGATGTATTGCGCGACCTTCGCGTCCACACCGAGCAGGGCGCGCAGGATTCGCTGCACCGGGTTGGTCGGGCGCTTGCGGCGCTTGTCGAAGGCCGCGCGGATCTGCTCGACCGTCGGGATGACGGTGGGGCCGACGGCGTCCATCACATGGTCGGCGTGGCCTTCGAGCAGGGTGCCCAGCATGAGCAGCCGGTCGAGGGCCTCGCGCTGCGGTTGCGCCTGGGTGGCGCGCAGCAGACCGACGACGCCGCGGGTGGCCGGATCGTCGGACGCGGTGCCGCGGCGGCGGTCGCGCAGCTCGTCGACCAAACGGGTCAGCATGTCGGTCAGCGGTTCGTCGCCGACCTCGGAAAGGACGTCGACGTTGCCGCGCATGTAGTCGGCCAGCCAGGGCGCGGAGGAGAACTGCACCCGGTGGGTCACCTCGTGCAGGCACACCCAGAGCCGGAAGTCGCTGGGCGGGACGCCGAGCGCGCGCTCGACGGCCATGATGTTCGGCGCGACCAGCAGCAACGTGCCGTCCTGCCCGGTGAACGGGTCGTACTGGCCGAGGATGGCAGTGGAGAGGAACGCCAGCATCGCGCCGGCCTGCACGCCCGCGGGCTTCCCCGCGAAGGCGCCGCGGCCATGCGGATCGCCGCCGGTTCCGGTGAGCAGGGCCATGGATTCGGCGGCCGCGCCGATCCAGCCGGGCCGGTCGACGATGCGCGCCGCGGGCACGGGCTGGTCGTCGAGCAGTCCGCTCACCTCGCGAACCGGTCCCTCGGCCCGCACCGACGCCTCGGCCAGCTCGGTGACCACCTGCTCGGCCGAGTACCGCGAGGTGCGCGGACCCGCGGGCACCAGGGCCGCCCCGGTGCGCGCGGCCAACCGCCAGTCGACGGCGCCGGACAGGCCGGAGCGACGTCGCGCCTTGCCGTCCGATGCCGGATCGGCGACGGCGGATTCGCGTGTCTTGTCAGCGCCTTCGATCATGGTCAACCACCCGTCACGAGCATCCACAGTTGCGCAGCGTGCCTGCGATGGCGTCCAACGCGGGCCTGCTCACCTCCGGCGGCCGATCGTTCGACATCAACGCGAAGGTCAGCACCCGGCCATCCCGGTCGAGCACATACCCGACCAACGTGCTGGCCACCGAGAGAGTTCCGGTCTTGGCGCGCACCCATCCGGCGCCGCCGCGGTTCTGGGTGACATAGCGGCCGGCCAGCGAGCCCGTCGCACCCGCGACCGGCAGATCGTCCAGCATCGGCGCGAGGGTGGCCGCGAGCTTCTCGCCCGCGGGCCGGGCCTTGGTGCCGGTCGGCCGGGTGAGCGCGTCACCGGCGGACTGGGCGGCGGTGGCGACGATCTTGTCCAGCAGACGCGCGGTGACGCGGTCGTCGGTGGAGAGTCCGCTCGTGTCGTGCATCACCACCCCGTTCAGATCGAAGCCCGCCTTCTCCAGTGTGGCGGCCACGGCGGCGACCGCACCGCCGAACGACGGTTCGTGTCCGGTCGCCACCGCGATCTCCCGGCCGATGGTCTCGGCGAGCACGTTGTCGGAGTAGACCATCATGTCGCGCAGCCGGTCGCGCAGCGGCGCGGACTGCACGCTGGCCACCTCGGCCGCGCCCGGCGCCGCCTTGCCCGCGCGCACCCGAGACGGGTCGAGCCCGAGTTCGGTGGCCAGCCTGCGTCCGGCGTCCAGTGCGGGGGTCGAGGTGCGCGGGGAGTATTCGACGAGCGGTTCGAGGCGGCCGCCGTCGATCATCACCGCTTCGATCGGCGCGATCGAGCCGCCGGGGATGTCGGAGTCCTCCCAGCCCTTCGCCATGGTCGGCCCGGCGAAGGCGGTGGTGTCGACCACGATGGTGTCCGCCGCGCTGCCGGCCAGCCGGATCTGCGCGACCAGGTCCGCGAGGCGCGGGCCGTTCGGGTAGTAGCCCTTGCCGTCGGGCTGCGCGGTGAGCGTCGGGTCGCCGCCGCCGACCAGCACCAGTTCGTTCGGCGCGGCCCCGGCGACCACTTTGGTGGTGACGCGCTGGTCCGCAGGCAGCGCGAGCAGCGCGGCCGCGGTGGTGAGGATCTTGGCGGTGGACGACGGAATCATCGGCGTGCCCGGGTCCTGGCTCCACAGCGTGGTCCCGCTGTCGGCGTCGGTGACGACACCGGCGAACGTGCCGAGATCAGGATTCGCCAGCGCGCCCCCGAGCGCCGCGGCGACACCGGCCGGGCTCGGCGCGGGCGCGTTCGACGGCGCGGGAGCCACCCGCGGAAAAGGCTTCACCGGAGCGGGCGGCGCGGCGATGGTCAGCCCACCGTGCCGGAATTCCGGGGTCCACGGCTGGACGACGACCAACGCACCGGCGGCCGCGATCAGCAGCACCCCGAAGGTCGCCCCGAATCCGATCCACATCCTGCGCCGTCGCCGCGCGGCCAAGCCACCGATATTTCTCTTGTTCCCACCAACCACGTACCCGTCGTCTCCCTGACTCGGCTGCCGCGCACCACCGGCGCACCCATGCCCTTTCGAACCTCGGCCCCACCGATCACACTATCCTCGTTCCGCTACCGTTCCCCCGAACAACCTGGCGAGTCGGCGGTCGTGCCCGCTCGAGCCACCGGATGCAGCACAGAAGGAGATGGCGTGGAGTTCGACGTCACCATCGAGATCCCCAAGGGTTCCCGCAACAAGTACGAGGTCGATCACGAGACCGGCCGTGTTCGGCTCGACCGGTTCCTCTACACCTCCATGGCCTACCCGGCCGACTACGGCTTCATCGAGAACTCGCTCGGCGAGGACGGTGACCCGCTGGACGCGCTGGTTCTGCTGCCCGACTCGGTGTTCCCCGGCGTGATCGTCGAGGCGCGCCCGGTCGCGATGTACAAGATGGAGGACGAGGCGGGCGGCGACGCCAAGGTGCTGTGCGTGCCCGCGGGCGATCCGCGCTGGGACCACATCCAGGACCTGGCCGACGTGCCGGAGTTCGAGCTCGCCGCGATCAAGCACTTCTTCGAGCGCTACAAGGACCTGGAGCCGGGCAAGTACGTCAAGGGCTCGGAGTGGGTCGGTCGCGCCGAGGCCGAGGCCGAGGTGGAAGCCTCCTTCAAGCGTCTGCAGGAGAAGGGCGGCCACTGAGCCACACGACGAAGGCGGGAGGTCCGTACGGACCTCCCGCCTTTTTCGTTGCCCCCGCACGCGATAGGGACGCCCGGCCTGTGCCGGACGTCCCTGGGGATCCGATCACGGTGCTGCGAGAGCACCGATTACGGGTGGTTTCGCGGGTCAGTAGTAGATGTAGAGATCCCAGCCGTCCCAGGCCTCGACGCACTCCCAGTAGTAGCCGCCGGTGCTGGGCGAGACGCCGTCGGCGCGGCAGGCCTCGAAGGTGGCGTAGGTGCCGATGTAGGTGGCCCCGTAGCCGGTGGCCTGGTAGGTCGGCGCGGCGTTGGCCGTGGCAGCCGTCGACACCCCGGCGACGGCTGCGGTGGCAAGAAGGCCCGCGGCGAGGAAGGACTTGATTCGCATTTCACTGCTCCTGGAAAGCGAGGTTGATGTTGACCTCTCTCAAGGTAGGGAGCGAAAAGCCGCGAAACAGCCACCCCTAGGGCTCGAAGACCAGCCCCCTCGGGCGATTCCACCTTCTCCACCCTGCGCGTGGTTCGCGCCGCCGCGGCCTGCCGGAGCGTGACAACGGGACCGGCGAGGTAGTGCTGGCACTACCTCGGGGATCCGGTGCGCACCACCGCGATTCCGGGTGCCTACGTCATGGGCACCGCGCGCCCGCGTTCCTAGCCTCGAAACCGTAAGGCGCACAACCGTCGCGCCGCATCCGGTACGGGAGGAACGCACAGCTCATGACCGTTTTTCGACGCCACACGGCCGCGGCGGGCATCTGCCTGGTCGCGCTGTTCGGCGCCCAGGCCTGCGGCGACACCGCGCCCTCCGACGACGACCGCACCGCGGCGATCCAGCGGGCGCTGGACGCGACGGTGCGCGGCGGCTTCCCCGGCGCGCAGGCGGTGCTCACCACCGACGCGGGCGACCGCACCGTTACCGCGGGCGTCGGCGACATCGCGACGGGCGCCCCGATTCCCGCCGACGCGCGCGTGCGAATCGGCAGCAACACGAAGACTTTCGTCGCGACGGTCGTGCTGCAACTGGTCGCCGAGGGCAAGGTCGAGTTGGACGCGCCCGTCGAGCGCTACCTGCCGGGAGTGGTTCGGGGCAACGGCAACGACGGGAACCGCGTCACGGTCCGTCAGCTGCTCCAGCACACCAGCGGCCTGCCCGATTACCTGGCCGGGGGCGATCCCGAACTGCGCGCCGAGCACGGCACCCGGCAGTTGGAGGTGGACACCGAAGCCGTGCGCCTGCGCCGGTACGACGCCGCCGAACTGGTGCGCCTGGCGATGACGATGCCGCCGCGTTACGAGCCCGGCGCTCGCGCGGTGTACACCAACACCAACTACGTTCTGCTCGGCATGCTGATCCAGCAAACGACCGGCCGTACCGCCGCCGACGAGATCACGGCGCGGATCATCGAGCCGCTCGGCCTGCGCGACACCTGGTTTCCGGCGCAGGGCGAGACCGGTATCCGCGGCCCGCATCCCGTCGGCTACCACCAGATCGACGGCGCGCGCGTGGACTTCACCCAGCTCGATCCCTCGTGGGCCGACGCCGCGGGCGCGATGATCTCCACCGGCGCCGACCTGAACCGCTTCTTCGGCGCGCTGCTCGACGGCCGCCTGTTGCCCGCCGCGCAACTCGACGAGATGCGGCGCACCGTGCCCTTCGACCGGATGCCGGGGGCCGGTTACGGGTTGGGCCTCATCCAGCTGCCGTCCTCCTGCGGGAAGGAGGTGTGGGGGCACGGCGGCAGCATCCCCGGCT from Nocardia bhagyanarayanae includes these protein-coding regions:
- a CDS encoding serine hydrolase domain-containing protein; translated protein: MTVFRRHTAAAGICLVALFGAQACGDTAPSDDDRTAAIQRALDATVRGGFPGAQAVLTTDAGDRTVTAGVGDIATGAPIPADARVRIGSNTKTFVATVVLQLVAEGKVELDAPVERYLPGVVRGNGNDGNRVTVRQLLQHTSGLPDYLAGGDPELRAEHGTRQLEVDTEAVRLRRYDAAELVRLAMTMPPRYEPGARAVYTNTNYVLLGMLIQQTTGRTAADEITARIIEPLGLRDTWFPAQGETGIRGPHPVGYHQIDGARVDFTQLDPSWADAAGAMISTGADLNRFFGALLDGRLLPAAQLDEMRRTVPFDRMPGAGYGLGLIQLPSSCGKEVWGHGGSIPGFGTRNGVTADGHAVTVIVNQLPTSEENAVLVQQAFDAAVCAA
- a CDS encoding inorganic diphosphatase — its product is MEFDVTIEIPKGSRNKYEVDHETGRVRLDRFLYTSMAYPADYGFIENSLGEDGDPLDALVLLPDSVFPGVIVEARPVAMYKMEDEAGGDAKVLCVPAGDPRWDHIQDLADVPEFELAAIKHFFERYKDLEPGKYVKGSEWVGRAEAEAEVEASFKRLQEKGGH
- a CDS encoding D-alanyl-D-alanine carboxypeptidase/D-alanyl-D-alanine-endopeptidase, translating into MWIGFGATFGVLLIAAAGALVVVQPWTPEFRHGGLTIAAPPAPVKPFPRVAPAPSNAPAPSPAGVAAALGGALANPDLGTFAGVVTDADSGTTLWSQDPGTPMIPSSTAKILTTAAALLALPADQRVTTKVVAGAAPNELVLVGGGDPTLTAQPDGKGYYPNGPRLADLVAQIRLAGSAADTIVVDTTAFAGPTMAKGWEDSDIPGGSIAPIEAVMIDGGRLEPLVEYSPRTSTPALDAGRRLATELGLDPSRVRAGKAAPGAAEVASVQSAPLRDRLRDMMVYSDNVLAETIGREIAVATGHEPSFGGAVAAVAATLEKAGFDLNGVVMHDTSGLSTDDRVTARLLDKIVATAAQSAGDALTRPTGTKARPAGEKLAATLAPMLDDLPVAGATGSLAGRYVTQNRGGAGWVRAKTGTLSVASTLVGYVLDRDGRVLTFALMSNDRPPEVSRPALDAIAGTLRNCGCS
- a CDS encoding cyclase family protein; protein product: MKSPFGRLVSLSHVHDAATTPIFPGDPEFRTDIVATVANDGYYLRYIQQGEHTGTHWGAPIHFHADGLAADELDLADLLLPVVKIDVRERCAADRDYAVTVEDLRRWESRHGRIPDGAAVIAWTGWDAKWGGPDFIGVDESAGRQPGFAVETVEWLLRTGRLGRRGALGIDTFGPDVGTDDSYTVSKLLYREHRISLECLANLAELPATGAWVLVGGPLYRGGSGSPATIFALLP
- the hpt gene encoding hypoxanthine phosphoribosyltransferase; its protein translation is MYGDDIASVLITEEQIAAKTQELAELIAKRYPADAPEGDLLLVGVLKGAIFFMTDLAKALPIPTQMEFMAVSSYGSSTSSSGVVRIMKDLDKDIAGRNVLIVEDIIDSGLTLSWLKRNLSTRNPASLEVVTLLRKPDALRTHVDVAHVGFDIPNEFVVGYGLDYAERYRDLPYIGTLDPKVYGGS
- a CDS encoding zinc-dependent metalloprotease gives rise to the protein MIEGADKTRESAVADPASDGKARRRSGLSGAVDWRLAARTGAALVPAGPRTSRYSAEQVVTELAEASVRAEGPVREVSGLLDDQPVPAARIVDRPGWIGAAAESMALLTGTGGDPHGRGAFAGKPAGVQAGAMLAFLSTAILGQYDPFTGQDGTLLLVAPNIMAVERALGVPPSDFRLWVCLHEVTHRVQFSSAPWLADYMRGNVDVLSEVGDEPLTDMLTRLVDELRDRRRGTASDDPATRGVVGLLRATQAQPQREALDRLLMLGTLLEGHADHVMDAVGPTVIPTVEQIRAAFDKRRKRPTNPVQRILRALLGVDAKVAQYIRGKAFVDHVVGRVGMERFNVVWSNPETLPRPDEIDNPDRWIARVLG
- the tilS gene encoding tRNA lysidine(34) synthetase TilS, with amino-acid sequence MGGAVRATPGQREAATGSGATAGGAGSGGPRRLPETAAVLEVRRAVRAWAGEYLAQGASVAVGLSGGADSLALTAAAVVEIRHVDALVVDHRLQEGSGQVAADAAAAALALGCRSARVLAVDVGTEGGLEAAARTARYAALDAARHGAPVLLGHTLDDQAETVLLGLARGSGGRSIQGMAAYAEPWGRPLLGVRRATTRQMCADLGRTPHEDPHNLSPEFTRVRLRTEALPLLEEVLGGGVAAALARTAEQLREDGALLDVLADELLEAAKVPAPAADGPGAADDEAALSIEMLATAPAALRRRAIRSWLLQSGAKALTDKHLRAVDALVTAWRGQGGVAVGGGSPDTRLVAAREHGRLTLRGHDRCLRSD